A genome region from Anaerohalosphaeraceae bacterium includes the following:
- a CDS encoding PEP-CTERM sorting domain-containing protein — protein MKKAILLTALLAIAFFASAHYELFEENLSLGQQKDLIHNDADPWKGLITLNVTNTGSEPWGDFHFQISGAGAFFSEEGTATSIPGAVWTVTPSTVDFYFYSNPIGQGQSASFTVYTNNPNWLSFFTLCVNPTPVPEPATFALLGLGGLALIRRK, from the coding sequence ATGAAAAAAGCAATTCTTCTGACGGCACTTCTTGCAATAGCTTTTTTCGCTTCAGCACACTATGAGTTATTTGAGGAAAATCTATCGTTAGGACAGCAAAAAGACTTAATTCACAATGATGCGGACCCCTGGAAAGGATTGATCACCTTAAACGTAACCAACACGGGAAGTGAGCCATGGGGTGATTTCCATTTTCAAATCAGCGGAGCGGGAGCATTCTTCTCTGAAGAGGGAACAGCGACAAGCATTCCCGGAGCCGTCTGGACTGTTACCCCGAGCACTGTTGATTTCTACTTCTACAGCAACCCCATCGGACAGGGCCAGAGCGCCAGCTTCACCGTATATACAAACAACCCCAACTGGCTTTCGTTCTTTACGCTGTGTGTAAATCCGACCCCTGTTCCGGAACCGGCAACATTTGCTTTGCTGGGACTGGGCGGGCTGGCTTTGATTCGCAGAAAATAG
- a CDS encoding formate--tetrahydrofolate ligase, with translation MNTLDPRVMPDWQIAEAAEENMKPLYQLARDLGLAYGELLPMGEKLAKLDYKKILERLRFAPNARYIDVTAITPTPLGEGKTTTTIGLVQGLGKLDKRVVGTIRQPSGGPTFNIKGTAAGGGLSQCIPLVPFSFRLTGDIECVTNAHNLAMVALTARMQHERNYDDERLAKIGLRRLNIDPENVQWKWAIDFCAQALRNITIGKGGKMDGVQMESGFQISVSSEVMAILAIAKGLADMRQRMSKIVMAYDKEGNPITTADLEVDGAMTAWMVEALNPNLLQTIEGQPILVHAGPFANIAIGQSSIIADLVACKLADYVVTESGFGTDIGYEKFWNLKCRMSGLKPHAVVIVATVRALKMHGGGPAVKPGAPLSIEYTREHLELLEKGCENLAAHIEIVRKSGIRPIVCINRFKTDTDAELNFVRRFAEDHGAEAAVSDHWLRGGEGALELAEKVAAAAQEERDFDYLYPLEMPHKERIELIATQIYGADGVVFEEKALQKLKKIDADPLRRQLGTCMVKTHLSLSHDPDLKGRPRGWKLPIRDVMIYEGAGYVVPIAGDIKLLPGTGSDPAFRRIDVNVKTGKIQGLF, from the coding sequence ATGAATACACTGGACCCGCGAGTGATGCCCGACTGGCAGATTGCCGAAGCCGCCGAAGAAAATATGAAACCGCTCTATCAGCTGGCCCGTGATTTAGGGCTGGCTTATGGCGAATTGCTTCCGATGGGGGAAAAACTGGCGAAGCTGGATTATAAGAAGATACTTGAGCGGCTTCGGTTTGCCCCGAATGCCCGCTACATCGACGTGACGGCCATTACGCCTACCCCATTAGGCGAAGGGAAGACCACAACGACAATCGGTCTCGTGCAGGGGCTTGGCAAACTGGACAAACGAGTAGTAGGTACCATTCGTCAGCCCAGCGGCGGTCCGACCTTCAATATCAAGGGTACAGCGGCCGGCGGCGGACTTTCCCAGTGCATTCCGCTGGTTCCCTTTTCCTTCCGCCTGACCGGCGATATCGAATGTGTCACGAATGCTCACAATTTAGCAATGGTTGCTCTGACGGCACGGATGCAGCACGAGCGCAATTATGATGACGAACGTTTGGCAAAAATCGGCCTTCGCCGGCTCAATATTGACCCGGAAAATGTGCAGTGGAAGTGGGCTATCGATTTCTGCGCGCAGGCCCTGCGGAACATCACCATTGGAAAAGGCGGCAAAATGGATGGGGTTCAGATGGAATCCGGATTCCAAATCTCCGTCTCCAGCGAGGTGATGGCTATTCTGGCGATTGCCAAAGGGCTTGCCGATATGCGTCAGCGAATGAGCAAAATCGTGATGGCCTACGACAAGGAGGGCAATCCTATCACAACGGCTGACCTGGAGGTGGACGGAGCGATGACGGCCTGGATGGTGGAGGCCCTCAATCCCAATCTGCTGCAGACCATCGAGGGCCAGCCCATTCTCGTGCACGCCGGTCCTTTTGCCAATATTGCCATCGGCCAAAGCAGTATTATTGCGGACCTGGTTGCCTGTAAACTGGCGGATTACGTCGTCACCGAGAGCGGTTTCGGGACGGATATCGGCTACGAAAAATTCTGGAATCTCAAATGCCGGATGTCGGGTCTGAAGCCCCATGCGGTGGTCATTGTGGCGACGGTTCGTGCTCTGAAGATGCACGGCGGCGGTCCGGCCGTCAAACCCGGCGCCCCGCTCAGCATTGAATATACCCGAGAGCACCTCGAACTGCTCGAGAAGGGCTGCGAAAATCTGGCGGCCCATATTGAGATTGTCCGCAAATCCGGAATCCGGCCGATTGTCTGCATCAACCGCTTTAAGACGGACACAGATGCGGAATTGAATTTTGTCCGCCGGTTTGCTGAAGACCACGGGGCCGAGGCGGCTGTTTCCGATCATTGGCTTCGCGGCGGAGAGGGGGCCCTCGAGCTGGCGGAAAAAGTGGCCGCCGCCGCCCAGGAGGAGCGTGATTTTGATTATTTATATCCCCTTGAGATGCCTCACAAGGAACGGATTGAATTGATTGCGACGCAGATTTACGGCGCGGATGGAGTGGTCTTTGAAGAAAAAGCACTCCAGAAGCTCAAAAAAATTGATGCCGACCCTCTCCGCCGGCAGCTCGGGACCTGTATGGTCAAGACCCATTTAAGTTTGTCCCATGACCCGGACCTGAAAGGTCGTCCGCGCGGCTGGAAACTGCCGATTCGAGATGTAATGATTTATGAAGGAGCCGGCTACGTTGTGCCCATCGCCGGCGACATCAAACTCCTGCCCGGAACCGGTTCCGATCCCGCCTTCCGACGCATCGACGTCAATGTCAAAACCGGAAAGATTCAGGGCCTGTTTTAG
- a CDS encoding lipid-A-disaccharide synthase N-terminal domain-containing protein, which yields MNLRTKESGSFSVVGLILATLLAWGLFFARIEYPELKSVHEARVVVTAENMVRSGDWIVPVFNGRIRLEKPPLPYWVVAAARSIAGTMEERVFRLPSALLGLAGVLMAAACSAQLFGRRAGLLTVLFLSLTLSYLIESRSAEVDIYLAFTVTLSLLIVSSIFWGEPRRDWLWPALGASAALGTLAKGPVVFFFVVPMAVWAFWLFPDRRPRFGWLLGALLVFAGLSLFWPFLLIQRLGLKTVRQVWFSDILRNVEAGVNSRRPFYFYLTQFPLATFPWSVPAAAAVFLPLWKEVRPDRDLQRKTLWLSLTIAAAVLCFSFVGKKKIDYLAPLLPMAGILTAAAWGQISRNLQQNAPSARFNQGLLVGQAALVILAGLAVAGYAVFDPFRRTVFLLTAGAGLILGGAVSIWFLFRKKLSAVLISQSAGLLVGGYVLFCFLLPREDVRLSPARFCQQVRQVIGDSPIAYFEGKDETLVYHLRRPIPSLSGTERLEEFLRSHPDGFVIVRGEKLAQARQAAPHIVFFYPLEKRDILLPSLRASRLDEDDQEPEDVSGEIGNYSGLYILTAKEWPSAPVEYPSVEAVFPPWLTMELLWVVFGLAAQTLFFLRFFVQWIASEKAGQSVVPVVFWWFSLAGGLMLLVYSLYRRDPVFIFGQSAGVFIYLRNLWLIYKQRLAEVSSEPSLSAEDSEGRRSDAKKPAAESN from the coding sequence ATGAATTTGAGGACGAAAGAATCCGGTTCTTTTTCCGTTGTTGGGCTTATTCTGGCGACGCTGCTGGCATGGGGCCTTTTTTTTGCCCGGATAGAATATCCTGAATTGAAGAGTGTTCATGAGGCCCGTGTTGTGGTGACGGCGGAAAATATGGTTCGAAGCGGCGATTGGATTGTTCCGGTGTTTAATGGCCGGATTCGTCTGGAAAAGCCGCCTCTTCCTTATTGGGTGGTTGCCGCGGCCCGTTCGATAGCCGGAACAATGGAAGAACGGGTGTTTCGACTGCCCTCTGCATTGCTCGGATTGGCCGGTGTACTGATGGCGGCGGCCTGTTCCGCGCAGCTGTTCGGCAGACGGGCCGGTTTGCTTACAGTCCTGTTTCTTTCGCTGACGCTCAGCTATCTGATTGAATCCCGCAGCGCCGAAGTGGATATTTATCTGGCCTTTACCGTGACCCTGTCGCTGCTGATTGTATCAAGCATTTTTTGGGGAGAGCCGCGTCGAGACTGGCTGTGGCCGGCCCTGGGGGCGTCAGCCGCACTGGGTACTCTGGCGAAGGGGCCGGTGGTGTTCTTTTTTGTGGTGCCGATGGCTGTCTGGGCGTTTTGGCTGTTTCCGGACAGACGCCCTCGGTTCGGATGGCTGCTGGGGGCTTTGCTTGTTTTTGCTGGGCTTTCCCTCTTCTGGCCATTTTTGCTGATTCAGCGCCTCGGTTTGAAGACGGTTCGGCAGGTTTGGTTTTCGGATATTCTTCGGAATGTAGAAGCCGGCGTAAACAGTCGGCGTCCGTTTTATTTTTATCTGACCCAGTTTCCGCTGGCAACGTTTCCCTGGTCAGTGCCGGCGGCGGCTGCTGTTTTTCTGCCTTTGTGGAAGGAAGTGCGTCCGGACAGAGATCTGCAGCGAAAAACACTTTGGCTGAGCTTAACTATAGCGGCGGCGGTGCTTTGTTTTTCCTTTGTGGGGAAAAAAAAGATTGATTATCTGGCGCCGCTGCTGCCGATGGCGGGGATTTTGACAGCGGCGGCATGGGGGCAAATCAGTCGAAATCTTCAGCAAAACGCTCCCTCTGCGCGGTTCAATCAGGGATTGCTTGTTGGCCAGGCCGCTCTTGTTATTTTGGCGGGACTGGCTGTAGCCGGATATGCTGTGTTTGACCCTTTTCGTAGGACGGTTTTTCTGCTGACTGCCGGCGCGGGGTTGATTTTGGGAGGGGCGGTTTCCATTTGGTTTCTTTTCCGAAAAAAACTGTCGGCGGTATTGATTTCTCAATCTGCCGGTCTGCTGGTCGGCGGGTATGTTCTTTTCTGTTTTCTGCTTCCGCGTGAAGATGTTCGGCTGTCGCCGGCGCGATTCTGTCAGCAGGTTCGCCAGGTCATCGGGGACAGTCCGATTGCTTATTTTGAGGGAAAAGATGAAACGCTTGTCTATCACCTGCGGCGTCCGATTCCGTCTCTGAGCGGCACCGAGCGGCTGGAGGAGTTTTTGCGGAGTCATCCGGACGGCTTCGTAATTGTGCGTGGGGAAAAGCTTGCTCAGGCCCGTCAGGCGGCACCGCATATCGTTTTTTTCTATCCGCTGGAAAAACGGGATATTCTGCTGCCGTCGCTGCGTGCTTCACGATTGGATGAGGATGACCAGGAACCGGAAGACGTTTCAGGCGAGATTGGGAATTATTCGGGGCTGTATATTCTGACGGCGAAAGAATGGCCGTCTGCACCGGTTGAGTATCCGTCTGTGGAAGCCGTTTTTCCACCGTGGCTGACGATGGAGCTGCTGTGGGTTGTGTTCGGTTTGGCGGCCCAGACGCTTTTCTTTCTGCGGTTTTTTGTCCAGTGGATTGCTTCAGAAAAAGCCGGTCAAAGTGTGGTACCGGTGGTGTTTTGGTGGTTCAGTCTGGCCGGCGGTCTGATGTTGCTGGTATATTCGCTTTACCGCCGGGACCCGGTTTTTATTTTCGGTCAGTCCGCCGGTGTGTTTATTTATCTGCGAAACCTGTGGCTGATTTACAAGCAGCGGCTGGCGGAGGTTTCGTCGGAGCCGAGTCTTTCGGCAGAGGACTCGGAGGGACGCCGTTCGGATGCAAAAAAGCCGGCCGCGGAGTCAAACTGA
- a CDS encoding glycosyltransferase family 2 protein, translated as MSPVELSLVIPARNEEETVGPLLKRIREVFEKSGLSFEVILVDDGSTDRTLEILKAEQKTTPWLRILKLDGPHGQTAAMWAGFQAVRGRIVATLDADLQNDPAEVPRLMAMLDKADAVCGWRQKRQDPWLRKVSTKIANFVRNKLTDETIHDSACSLKVYKQCCLERLPFFEGMHRFMPTLVKMQGYRVIEVPVSHHPRYAGRAKYGVWNRLFRAFADLLAVRWMKKRFIRCRAEEVSPHS; from the coding sequence ATGAGTCCTGTCGAATTATCGCTGGTGATTCCCGCCCGCAATGAAGAGGAAACGGTTGGACCGCTGCTGAAGCGGATACGAGAGGTTTTCGAGAAGTCCGGTCTTTCCTTTGAGGTGATTCTTGTCGATGACGGAAGCACGGACCGAACGCTGGAGATTCTGAAGGCCGAACAGAAAACGACGCCCTGGCTGCGGATTCTCAAACTGGACGGCCCCCACGGCCAGACGGCGGCGATGTGGGCCGGTTTTCAGGCGGTTCGGGGCCGGATTGTTGCGACGCTGGATGCGGACCTTCAAAATGACCCGGCGGAAGTCCCTCGTCTGATGGCTATGCTCGACAAAGCCGATGCCGTGTGCGGCTGGCGGCAGAAGCGGCAGGACCCCTGGCTTCGCAAGGTCTCCACGAAAATCGCCAACTTTGTCCGCAACAAGCTGACCGATGAAACGATTCACGACTCGGCCTGTTCGCTGAAGGTTTACAAGCAGTGCTGTCTGGAACGGCTGCCGTTTTTTGAAGGGATGCACCGATTTATGCCCACGCTGGTCAAAATGCAGGGATATCGAGTCATCGAGGTGCCTGTTTCGCACCATCCCCGATACGCCGGACGGGCCAAATACGGGGTCTGGAACAGACTGTTCCGGGCATTTGCAGATTTGCTGGCCGTTCGATGGATGAAAAAACGCTTTATCCGCTGCCGGGCGGAAGAAGTATCTCCGCATTCATAA
- a CDS encoding DUF547 domain-containing protein: MNKTRFCLFMLFLPAVLLTFGSSVFGQEKTNEPNSPPNPSEKQSPPSAEPNSPSENGNGTGNHSSIVDEQSDSRIPEFFDLCDRIFSTYVTENGLVKYAALRRNRLDLLPAMRLLKEINPLHLMALSQNDKTAFWINVYNLCTLQLIIDNYPIQPKWYMIRYPSNSIMQISNPWTKNFFWVQGLQYNLEEIEQEFLLARTKDPRVCFVLSYASVGGGRQRNEAYRGSKLDQQLDDQVRRYLFSPQGYSLNREEQTVSLSVLFQTKRTVFLESEYASIRRFRDYPGLQRAWLNFLARYLSAEEIQFLETTPVTFKMINYDWRLDEIP; this comes from the coding sequence ATGAACAAGACACGTTTTTGTCTTTTTATGCTTTTTTTGCCTGCCGTCCTTCTGACGTTTGGGTCGTCTGTGTTCGGGCAGGAAAAAACCAACGAACCGAATTCCCCGCCTAACCCGTCTGAAAAACAGAGCCCACCTTCCGCCGAACCGAACAGCCCGTCGGAAAACGGAAATGGGACAGGCAATCATTCTTCTATCGTCGACGAACAGTCGGACAGCCGCATTCCGGAATTTTTTGACCTATGTGACCGCATTTTTTCCACCTATGTGACGGAAAACGGACTGGTCAAGTACGCCGCCCTGCGGAGAAATCGGCTGGATTTGCTGCCGGCGATGCGGCTGCTGAAAGAAATCAATCCCCTGCACCTGATGGCTCTCAGTCAGAACGACAAAACGGCCTTCTGGATTAACGTGTACAATCTGTGCACCCTGCAGCTGATTATAGACAATTATCCGATTCAGCCGAAATGGTATATGATTCGCTATCCCAGCAACAGCATCATGCAGATCTCCAACCCCTGGACAAAGAATTTTTTCTGGGTGCAGGGTCTTCAGTACAACCTGGAAGAGATTGAGCAGGAATTTCTGCTGGCCCGCACCAAAGACCCGCGGGTTTGTTTTGTCCTGTCTTATGCCAGTGTGGGCGGAGGACGCCAGCGCAATGAGGCCTATCGAGGCAGCAAACTGGACCAGCAGCTGGACGACCAGGTGCGCAGGTATCTGTTCAGTCCGCAGGGGTATTCGCTGAACCGGGAAGAACAAACCGTCTCTCTGTCCGTGCTGTTCCAGACCAAACGAACAGTCTTTCTGGAATCGGAATACGCTTCTATCCGGCGGTTTCGGGACTATCCGGGGCTTCAGCGGGCCTGGCTGAACTTTTTAGCACGTTATCTAAGCGCCGAAGAAATTCAATTTCTTGAAACCACGCCGGTGACCTTCAAAATGATTAACTACGACTGGCGTCTGGATGAGATTCCTTAG
- a CDS encoding ABC transporter substrate-binding protein, with protein sequence MDRLKTQPITEPIRWKRRGMFGVLILGLLAASCRPKDSSSRSEILFQQRSRAKIQTLDPAQIGDVPTDEVSREFFETLYYYHYLKRPYELVPQLAAAMPEVSEDGCTYVIRIRSDVYFHDAPCFPNGKGRNVTAEDFIYAWKRIADVKTASKNWWIFDGRIVGLNEFREYSKTCEKGRVDYTRPVEGLEAVEPYVLRIRLIRPWPQLIYWLAHVPTAPMAREAVEYYGDEIRNHAVGTGPFVLKKWVKGSYIEAVRNPSYRPDFYPNEGMPEDMEQGLLADAGLPVPFIDRIIWRIIEEDQPRWLMFMRGRIDINSIPKDNFGQAVAFGKTLTEEMKRRGIRLQTFIEPNVFYVSFNMSDPILGRNKPLRLAINYAIDREKFIELLMNGRGIVAHGFISPAMEDYDPNIVQVSRSVFDLEKARTWLREAERIHGGPIPRLRLAVGGTDTTYRQIAQYFQRNIQEIGLQVQIEVFDWPTFLEKMRTNQLQLIGGTGWMADYPDTESFLQVFYGPNAPWPNSSNYSSPEFDRLYEQIRVLPPSPERTRLYRQAERLVIEDMPVAFVYHRIGYILYHDWIGNFKPNAYKAECMGGGFAKYYRIDADKRRAYWKQYE encoded by the coding sequence GTGGATCGTTTGAAAACGCAGCCGATAACCGAACCGATTCGCTGGAAACGAAGGGGGATGTTCGGCGTGCTGATTCTGGGGCTGCTGGCGGCATCCTGCCGGCCCAAAGATTCGTCTTCTCGTTCTGAAATTCTTTTCCAGCAGCGTTCCCGGGCCAAGATTCAAACCCTCGACCCGGCCCAAATCGGCGATGTGCCCACCGATGAGGTTTCACGCGAATTCTTTGAAACGCTGTATTATTATCATTATCTCAAGCGTCCGTACGAATTGGTGCCGCAGCTGGCCGCTGCGATGCCGGAGGTTTCCGAAGACGGCTGCACCTATGTCATTCGGATTCGTTCGGATGTTTATTTCCACGATGCTCCCTGCTTTCCGAACGGCAAAGGCCGCAATGTGACGGCAGAGGATTTTATCTACGCCTGGAAGCGGATCGCCGATGTCAAGACCGCCAGCAAGAACTGGTGGATTTTCGACGGGCGGATTGTCGGCCTCAATGAATTCCGCGAGTATTCCAAAACCTGTGAAAAAGGGCGGGTGGATTATACCCGGCCGGTGGAGGGGCTGGAGGCGGTCGAGCCGTATGTCTTGCGGATACGGCTGATTCGTCCGTGGCCGCAGTTGATTTACTGGCTGGCCCACGTGCCGACGGCGCCGATGGCCCGCGAGGCGGTGGAGTATTATGGGGATGAGATTCGAAACCACGCCGTCGGCACCGGACCGTTTGTTCTGAAGAAGTGGGTCAAAGGCAGTTATATCGAGGCCGTCCGCAACCCTTCTTACCGCCCCGATTTTTACCCGAATGAAGGGATGCCCGAAGACATGGAACAGGGCCTTTTGGCGGATGCGGGTCTGCCGGTGCCCTTTATTGACCGGATTATCTGGCGCATCATCGAGGAAGACCAGCCCCGCTGGCTGATGTTTATGCGGGGGCGGATTGATATCAATTCCATCCCGAAGGACAATTTTGGACAGGCCGTTGCCTTCGGCAAGACCCTGACGGAGGAGATGAAGCGAAGGGGGATTCGGCTGCAGACGTTTATTGAGCCGAATGTGTTTTATGTGTCCTTCAATATGAGCGACCCGATTCTGGGCAGAAATAAGCCGCTCCGGCTGGCCATCAACTATGCGATAGACCGGGAAAAATTCATTGAGCTGCTGATGAACGGCCGGGGGATTGTCGCCCATGGATTTATTTCACCGGCGATGGAGGATTATGACCCCAATATCGTGCAGGTTTCCCGTTCTGTTTTTGACCTGGAGAAAGCCCGCACCTGGCTGCGCGAAGCCGAGCGGATTCACGGCGGCCCGATTCCGCGGCTTCGGCTGGCGGTCGGCGGCACCGATACCACCTATCGCCAAATCGCTCAGTATTTTCAGCGAAATATTCAGGAAATCGGTCTTCAGGTTCAGATTGAGGTGTTCGACTGGCCGACCTTTTTGGAAAAGATGCGCACCAATCAGCTTCAGCTGATCGGCGGGACCGGCTGGATGGCCGATTATCCCGATACGGAAAGTTTTCTGCAGGTGTTTTACGGTCCGAATGCTCCCTGGCCCAACAGCAGCAATTATTCCAGCCCCGAATTTGACCGGCTGTATGAGCAGATTCGGGTTCTGCCGCCTTCGCCGGAGCGGACCCGCTTGTATCGGCAGGCCGAGCGGCTGGTGATTGAGGATATGCCTGTGGCCTTTGTGTATCACCGCATCGGGTATATTCTCTATCACGACTGGATCGGAAATTTCAAGCCGAACGCCTATAAAGCCGAATGTATGGGAGGAGGATTCGCCAAGTATTATCGAATCGATGCGGACAAGCGTCGTGCCTATTGGAAGCAGTACGAATGA
- a CDS encoding ABC transporter substrate-binding protein has product MKKRIVQVRPAAVTVLVLAACLTAGCRRRPDSSASERMVIRVPMFSKIQTLDCGNLTDVYSIGVASQIYESLYEYHYLKRPVELVPLLAEGMPDISEDHLTYTIRIRKGIFYHDDPCFPDGKGREVKAGDFVFALKRIANVKYMSQRWTDWNGRIVGLDEFREYTKGFRRESDVDYSAEVEGLRALDDYTLQLKLTKPWPQLIWYLASAVTAPVPREAVDYYGKDILYHPVGTGPFRLKVWERGFYIELVRNEKWHGGTYPTEGEPSDWENGYLEDAGKPLPFADAIVYRIIEEFQPAWLMFLRGDLDIMQIFKDNFAQAVNPDTLTATPAMAERDIRLLVFDDPSVFWIGFNMQDPVLGRNKPLRKAVSRAIDRQAAIRLFFNGVHKVAHGYLPPGLEEYDPNIVHTDYAKYDPAEARALLREAQRIHGGPIPPLTIAIPGTSNLDRQIGQFLQKYLADVGLQLRVDYMDWPTYLDGLNKGKLQIFFSGASPSIPDSLDMLMGFCSWNWGYGGNHFFYSNPEFDALYRQAEPMFPGPERTRLCRQMERIMLEDYPAVFLNHCVAIAIIHGWYKNAKPHEFSYNTAKYRRIDLDKRNRYKELLNELKKKPK; this is encoded by the coding sequence ATGAAAAAAAGAATCGTTCAAGTTCGTCCGGCTGCCGTGACTGTACTGGTCCTGGCCGCCTGTTTGACGGCCGGCTGCCGCAGGAGACCGGATTCCTCCGCTTCGGAACGGATGGTCATCCGGGTGCCGATGTTTTCCAAGATTCAGACGCTCGACTGCGGCAACCTGACGGATGTCTATTCCATCGGGGTGGCCTCGCAGATTTACGAATCCCTGTATGAATATCATTACCTCAAGCGTCCGGTGGAACTGGTGCCCTTGCTGGCCGAAGGGATGCCGGACATCAGTGAGGACCATCTGACCTATACCATCCGCATTCGAAAAGGCATTTTTTATCACGACGACCCGTGTTTTCCCGACGGCAAAGGGCGGGAGGTCAAAGCAGGGGACTTTGTCTTTGCCCTCAAACGCATCGCCAACGTCAAATATATGAGTCAGCGGTGGACCGACTGGAACGGACGCATTGTCGGTCTGGATGAGTTTCGCGAATACACCAAGGGGTTTCGGCGGGAGTCGGATGTGGATTACAGCGCGGAGGTGGAAGGGCTGCGGGCTCTGGATGATTATACGCTCCAGCTGAAGCTGACCAAGCCCTGGCCCCAGCTGATTTGGTATCTGGCCTCCGCTGTGACGGCCCCGGTGCCGCGCGAAGCCGTGGATTATTACGGCAAAGACATCCTGTATCATCCCGTCGGCACCGGTCCGTTTCGCCTCAAGGTCTGGGAGCGGGGGTTTTATATCGAACTGGTTCGCAATGAAAAATGGCACGGCGGAACCTATCCGACGGAGGGTGAGCCGTCCGATTGGGAGAACGGCTATCTGGAGGACGCCGGCAAGCCGCTTCCGTTTGCGGATGCGATTGTGTACCGCATCATTGAAGAGTTTCAGCCCGCCTGGCTGATGTTTCTTCGCGGCGATTTGGACATTATGCAGATTTTTAAGGACAACTTCGCTCAGGCCGTGAACCCGGATACCCTGACGGCGACCCCCGCAATGGCCGAACGCGATATTCGGCTGCTCGTTTTTGACGACCCATCGGTTTTCTGGATCGGTTTCAATATGCAGGACCCTGTTCTGGGCCGGAATAAGCCGCTCCGGAAGGCCGTCAGCCGGGCGATTGACCGCCAGGCCGCCATTCGCCTGTTTTTCAACGGCGTGCACAAGGTCGCACACGGCTATCTGCCGCCGGGGCTGGAGGAATATGACCCCAATATTGTCCATACCGATTATGCCAAATATGACCCCGCGGAAGCCCGTGCGCTGCTTCGGGAAGCGCAGCGGATTCACGGCGGGCCCATTCCTCCGCTGACCATCGCTATTCCGGGTACGTCGAATCTGGACCGTCAGATTGGGCAGTTTCTGCAGAAATATCTGGCGGATGTCGGCCTGCAGCTTCGCGTGGATTATATGGACTGGCCGACCTATCTGGACGGGCTGAACAAGGGCAAACTTCAGATTTTCTTCAGCGGGGCCAGTCCGAGCATTCCAGACTCCCTCGATATGCTGATGGGATTCTGCTCCTGGAACTGGGGCTACGGCGGCAACCATTTCTTTTATTCCAATCCGGAATTTGACGCCCTGTACCGGCAGGCTGAGCCGATGTTCCCTGGGCCGGAACGAACCCGCCTGTGCCGTCAGATGGAGCGGATTATGCTCGAAGACTATCCGGCTGTTTTTCTGAATCACTGCGTTGCGATTGCAATTATTCACGGCTGGTACAAAAACGCCAAGCCCCATGAGTTTTCCTATAATACCGCCAAGTACAGAAGGATTGACCTGGACAAGCGAAACCGGTATAAAGAACTCCTGAACGAGCTCAAAAAGAAACCCAAATGA
- a CDS encoding ABC transporter permease has translation MTVYIIRRLLYTIPIVVGVLLLTFFLFSVVGGDISQQIAGKNADAETIAEIRHEYGFDKPLFWSLDSQFIDHFRKALTFNFGRALDREKISDKILRGVGPSLSLTVPMFLGTLVLSISLALMVAFVRGSWLDVAAVVLCVAGMSIPYLSFIIYGQYIFAYKLGMFPIMYMPEESLLTSLTLPVLIGIAAGLGGNLRFYRTIVLDEMRSDYVRTAFAKGLSTSKVLFKHVLKNALIPIITSVVLSIPYLFLGSLLLERFFGIPGLGSLMIEAIASRDFFIINAMTFIFSLLIVVFTLLTDICYAWADPRIKLE, from the coding sequence ATGACTGTCTATATCATTCGAAGACTGCTTTATACGATTCCGATTGTCGTCGGCGTGCTGTTGCTGACGTTTTTTCTCTTTTCCGTTGTCGGCGGAGATATTTCCCAGCAGATTGCCGGCAAAAATGCCGATGCGGAAACCATCGCGGAAATCCGCCACGAGTACGGGTTCGATAAGCCGCTTTTCTGGTCGCTGGACAGTCAGTTTATTGACCATTTCCGCAAGGCCCTGACGTTCAATTTCGGACGGGCCCTGGACCGAGAAAAAATCAGCGACAAAATCCTCCGGGGCGTCGGCCCGTCTCTGTCTTTGACGGTTCCGATGTTTCTGGGGACGCTGGTCCTGTCGATTTCGCTGGCCCTGATGGTGGCGTTCGTCCGGGGCAGCTGGCTGGATGTGGCGGCGGTGGTGCTCTGCGTAGCCGGAATGAGCATCCCGTATCTGAGTTTTATCATCTACGGCCAGTATATCTTCGCCTACAAACTGGGGATGTTTCCGATTATGTATATGCCCGAAGAGTCCCTTCTGACCAGTCTGACGCTGCCGGTGCTGATCGGCATCGCCGCCGGTCTGGGCGGCAATCTTCGGTTTTACCGCACGATTGTGCTGGATGAAATGCGAAGCGATTATGTGCGGACGGCCTTTGCCAAAGGGCTTTCCACCTCCAAAGTCCTTTTCAAGCACGTGCTCAAGAACGCCCTGATTCCGATTATTACCAGTGTAGTTCTGTCGATTCCCTATCTGTTTTTGGGTTCTCTTCTGCTGGAGCGGTTTTTCGGAATCCCGGGTTTGGGTTCACTAATGATTGAGGCGATTGCCTCCCGCGATTTCTTTATTATCAATGCGATGACGTTTATCTTTTCGCTGCTGATTGTGGTCTTTACCTTATTGACGGACATCTGCTATGCCTGGGCCGACCCGCGAATCAAACTCGAATAA